CCCAGGTTATTGAAGCTTATTTAGGGAGTGATGAAGATGACGAATGATAAATTTTTTGTTATAGATAACCTGAAAGTAAATTATGGAAGTATTCAGGCAGTTAAGGGAATCAGCTTTGATGTTAAAAAAGGTGAGATTGTAACGATACTTGGGGCTAACGGTGCAGGGAAAACAACTACCCTGCGGGCTATAAGTGGTCTTGAAAAGGTAAAAGAGGGTTCAATCTATTTCAAGGGTGAGGATATTACAAAAATTCCTTCCCATAATGTTGTTAAAAAAGGGATAACACATTCGCCTGAGGGCAGAAGGGTTTTCGGCACCTTAACTGTGGAGGAAAATCTTTGGCTCGGGACTTATACAAAAAAAACGTTTGATAAGGAAATGCTAAACTGGGTATATGAGCTTTTCCCCCGATTAAAAGAGCGCAGAAAACAGCTGGCAGGAACATTATCCGGTGGCGAACAGCAGATGCTGGCTATAGGCAGAGCC
The Flexistipes sp. DNA segment above includes these coding regions:
- a CDS encoding ABC transporter ATP-binding protein; the protein is MTNDKFFVIDNLKVNYGSIQAVKGISFDVKKGEIVTILGANGAGKTTTLRAISGLEKVKEGSIYFKGEDITKIPSHNVVKKGITHSPEGRRVFGTLTVEENLWLGTYTKKTFDKEMLNWVYELFPRLKERRKQLAGTLSGGEQQMLAIGRALMNSPEMLLLDEPSLGLAPLLVKAIFKVVKEISEEGVTVLLVEQNAKAALKLADRGYVLEVGHIALEGSSDELLTSEKVQEAYLGKKKEN